The DNA window CCCCCGTCGACCCGGTTGTCTGCGACATCAAGTCGCGCTGGGTCACGCCGTGGTGCCTCGCGATTTCCATTGACGACGTGCTGGATTGGCGCGTCGACATCACCGCCACGCCCGCGACGCGACTGATGAGCGCCATCGCATCGCGAATGCCGGATGCGATGTCGCGAAGCCGCAAGGTGCTCGCCGCGATGGGCCCCGTCGTCGGGCCGCTGTTGGGTATCGGCCGGGTGAAGCTGACCGGCAACCTGCCCAACGGTCAAGAGTTCCGGATCGCCCCGCGACGGGTGTGGGCGGTCGCCGACTCGAGCGCCGTCGTGCACGGCGAGGATCTCGGGCCCATCGGACCGCATCCCGTGCAGGGCAACCTCGCGGACTTCCAGCTCCCCCAGCGCGGCATCTGCGTCGTCGCACAGGGCCGTTTCGAGGCATTCGACGTCGCGCGGCATCGCGACGGCGACCGTCTTGACCTATCCAGCTGACCAACCGATGACGCTAGCGCAGAATCGGCACATGTCCTCCCCGCAGGCGCCGCCAGACCTTCCGACCCGTGCGGAGGTACTGGCGGCGCTGTCGGTGGCGATCGACCTCGGGTTGGGGCAGCCTGCCGAACACATGCTGCGGTCGGCACTGATCGCGACGCGGATCGCCGACCGTCTGGGACTTACTGCATCGCAGCGCGATTGCATCTACTACTCGACGCTGATCATGTGGATCGGCTGTCACGCCGACTCCCATGAGTATGCGCGGTGGTTCGGCGACGATATCGCCGTGCGCCGCGGCTCGTATCTCGTCGACTGGTCGGGGCTGCCGTATCAGCGCTTCCTGCTGACCAACATCGGCCACGGCGAGTCCCTGCTGTCGCGACTGAAGACCGCGGCAACGCTGTATGCCAATGCGCGAGGCCATATTTCGCAGCTCATCCACTCGCACTGCACCTCGGCGGCACTACTGGCCCAACGGATCGGTCTGTCCGACGACGTGCAGAGCGCGTTGCGGTTCACCTTCGAACGCTTCGACGGCGGCGGCCTGCCGACCGGGGCGTCCGGCGAGGCCATCCCGATCGAGATGCGGGTAGCCCAGCTCGCCGACATGGTCGAGGTGCATCAGCGCGAGTATGGGACCGAGGGTGCGGTCGCGATGGCTCGCAGCCGCCGCGGTGGGCAGTTCGATCCCGCCGTTGTCGACGCGTTCGTCGCCGACCCGTCCGGGGTGCTCGCGGTGCCGTCGGCCGGCGATGTGTGGGCCACCGCGCTCCAACACGCGCCGGACCGCAACGCCCGCCTGGACGGCCCGTCACTGGACGCGCTCCTGGTGGCGCTCGGCGATTTCGTCGACCTCAAATGCCCCTTCACCCTGGGGCATTCGCGGGCGGTCGCCCAGCTGGCGGCAGACGCCGCCGTCTCCGCCGGATTGGACGACGATGCCGTCACGTTGACCCGCCGAGCGGCGTGGGTGCACGACATCGGCCGCATCGGGGTGTCGAACCAGATCTGGTCCAAATCAAGCGATTTGACCTTGGCCGAGTTCGAGCGGATGCGGCTGCACCCGTATCTGTCCGAGCGCATCCTGTCGCGGGTATCGGGCCTCAAAGACGTCGCAGCGGTGGCCACCAATCATCACGAATGCCTCGACGGCTCCGGGTATCCGCGCGGCCTGGCGGCGCGGCAGCTGACGATGCCCGACCGCTTGTTGGCGTGCGCGGTGAGCTATCAGAGTGCGCTCGAACCGCGGCCCTACCGTGAGGCACTCGGGCCGGCCGGTGCCGCGCGCCGTCTGCGTGAACGCGTCCGCAACGGCGAGCTGGACTCGGTGGCCGCCGACGCCGTGCTGTATGCCTCTGGT is part of the Mycolicibacterium tusciae JS617 genome and encodes:
- a CDS encoding HD domain-containing phosphohydrolase, with protein sequence MSSPQAPPDLPTRAEVLAALSVAIDLGLGQPAEHMLRSALIATRIADRLGLTASQRDCIYYSTLIMWIGCHADSHEYARWFGDDIAVRRGSYLVDWSGLPYQRFLLTNIGHGESLLSRLKTAATLYANARGHISQLIHSHCTSAALLAQRIGLSDDVQSALRFTFERFDGGGLPTGASGEAIPIEMRVAQLADMVEVHQREYGTEGAVAMARSRRGGQFDPAVVDAFVADPSGVLAVPSAGDVWATALQHAPDRNARLDGPSLDALLVALGDFVDLKCPFTLGHSRAVAQLAADAAVSAGLDDDAVTLTRRAAWVHDIGRIGVSNQIWSKSSDLTLAEFERMRLHPYLSERILSRVSGLKDVAAVATNHHECLDGSGYPRGLAARQLTMPDRLLACAVSYQSALEPRPYREALGPAGAARRLRERVRNGELDSVAADAVLYASGHAPDRPSARPHGLTAREVEVLRLVAQGASNKEIAAKLVLSEKTVRNHVERTYTKIGVSNRIGASMYALEHGLVADMMEK